The Dehalococcoidia bacterium genome contains a region encoding:
- a CDS encoding calcium-binding protein, with protein MSKTEKDQEREERIAMEAIVDAYGPEEQAMGWYYYLADKINFPFKARCVKTRHTSPLKVGEEINVVRMAAEDDCSHEMFVEIRWSGKRLAIPLAQIEPIETDDETQEAIEDWHYWMAQGYELG; from the coding sequence ATGTCTAAAACCGAGAAAGATCAGGAGCGAGAAGAACGGATCGCAATGGAGGCCATTGTCGATGCCTATGGCCCGGAAGAACAGGCTATGGGTTGGTATTACTACCTTGCTGACAAGATCAACTTTCCCTTTAAGGCTCGTTGCGTCAAGACGCGGCACACCTCACCTCTGAAAGTGGGAGAGGAAATCAACGTCGTGAGGATGGCGGCTGAGGATGACTGCTCTCACGAGATGTTTGTCGAGATACGCTGGTCCGGAAAGAGGCTGGCCATACCATTGGCGCAAATCGAACCAATTGAAACCGATGATGAGACTCAAGAGGCCATCGAAGATTGGCATTACTGGATGGCACAGGGGTATGAGTTGGGTTAA